Proteins from a genomic interval of Arvicola amphibius chromosome 14, mArvAmp1.2, whole genome shotgun sequence:
- the LOC119800674 gene encoding alpha-amylase 1-like has product MEFILDTTWVTRNQRLDGLETKDETKSTTVRERMEDISTRPPKSIEQSSNEPTENEAAFTWPTQDINNWFGPPNDNGATKEVTINADITCGNGWVCEHRWRQIRNMVAFRSVVNGQSFSNWWDNGSNQVAFGRGNKGFNVFNNDDWALSTTLQTGLPAGTYCDVISGDKIDGNSTGIKVYVSGDGNAQFFISNTAGDPFIAIHVESKL; this is encoded by the exons ATGGAATTCATTCTTGACACAACTTGGGTGACCAGGAACCAAAGACTAGATGGCCTGGAGACCAAGGATGAGACCAAAAGTACTACTGTgcgagagaggatggaggacatcaGCACTAGGCCTCCTAAATCAATTGAGCAAAGCTCCAATGAACCTACAGAGAATGAAGCGGCATTCACTTGGCCTACACAG GATATCAACAATTGGTTTGGACCACCAAATGACAATGGAGCAACCAAAGAAGTGACGATTAATGCAGACATCACTTGTGGCAATGGCTGGGTCTGTGAACATCGATGGCGCCAGATAAG GAACATGGTTGCCTTCAGAAGCGTGGTCAATGGTCAGTCTTTCTCAAACTGGTGGGATAATGGCAGCAACCAAGTAGCTTTTGGCAGAGGAAACAAAGGATTCAATGTCTTTAACAATGATGACTG gGCTTTGTCAACAACTTTACAGACTGGTCTCCCTGCTGGCACATACTGTGATGTCATTTCTGGAGATAAAATTGATGGCAATAGCACCGGAATTAAAGTCTATGTTTCTGGTGATGGCAATGCACAATTTTTCATTAGTAACACTGCTGGAGACCCATTTATCGCAATCCATGTCGaatcaaaactataa
- the LOC119800675 gene encoding alpha-amylase 1-like, translating into MKFFLLLSLIGFCWAQYDPHTQYGRSAIVHLFEWRWVDIAKECERYLAPKGFAGVQVSPPNENLVVNNPSRPWWERYQPISYKICSRSGNEDEFRDMVARCNNVGVRIYVDAVINHMCGEGAQAGTSSTCGSYFNPQTRDFSGVPYSGWDFNDGKCRTGSGGIENYNDAAQVRDCRLTGLLDLALGKDYVRGKVADYMNHLIDMGVAGFRLDASKHMWPGDIKAVLDKLHNLNTKWFSQGSRPFIFQEVIDLGGEAIKSSEYFGNGRVTEFKYGAKLGTVMRKWNGEKMAYLKNWGEGWGFMPSDRALVFVDNHDNQRGHGAGGASILTFWDARLYKMAVGFMLAHPYGFTRVMSSYHWPRYFENGKDINDWVGPPNDNGATKEVTINADTTCGNGWVCEHRWRQIRNMVAFRNIVGFQPFSNWWDNGSNQVAFGRGNKGFIVFNNDDWSLSTTLQTGLPEGTYCDVISGDKINGYCTGIKVYVSGDGTAQFSISNTAEDPFIAIHVESKL; encoded by the exons ATGaagttcttccttctgctttccctcATTGGGTTCTGCTGGGCTCAGTATGACCCACACACTCAGTATGGACGAAGTGCTATTGTCCACCTGTTCGAGTGGCGCTGGGTTGATATTGCCAAGGAATGTGAGCGATACCTAGCTCCTAAAGGATTTGCAGGGGTGCAG gtCTCTCCACCCAATGAAAATCTTGTAGTTAACAATCCTTCAAGACCTTGGTGGGAAAGATACCAACCAATTAGCTACAAAATATGTTCAAGGTCTGGAAATGAAGATGAATTCAGGGATATGGTGGCTAGGTGTAACAATGTTGGT GTCCGTATTTATGTGGATGCTGTCATTAACCACATGTGTGGAGAAGGGGCTCAAGCAGGAACCAGCAGTACATGTGGAAGTTATTTCAACCCACAAACCAGGGACTTCTCTGGAGTTCCATACTCTGGTTGGGATTTTAACGATGGCAAATGTAGAACTGGAAGTGGAGGCATTGAAAATTACAATGATGCTGCTCAG gTCAGAGACTGTCGTCTTACTGGACTTTTGGATCTTGCACTTGGAAAAGATTATGTTCGTGGCAAGGTGGCTGACTACATGAACCATCTCATTGACATGGGTGTAGCAGGGTTCAGACTTGATGCTTCTAAGCACATGTGGCCTGGAGACATAAAGGCAGTTTTGGACAAACTGCATAACCTAAATACAAAATGGTTCTCTCAAGGAAGCAGACCTTTCATTTTTCAAGAG GTAATTGATCTGGGTGGTGAGGCAATTAAAAGTAGTGAGTACTTTGGAAATGGCCGTGTGACAGAATTCAAGTATGGAGCAAAACTGGGTACAGTTATGCGCAAGTGGAATGGAGAGAAGATGGCCTACTTAAA gaactGGGGCGAAGGTTGGGGTTTCATGCCTTCTGATAGAGCCCTGGTCTTTGTGGACAACCATGATAACCAGCGAGGTCATGGAGCTGGAGGAGCATCCATCCTGACCTTCTGGGATGCTAG ACTCTATAAAATGGCAGTTGGATTTATGTTGGCTCATCCTTATGGATTCACACGAGTAATGTCAAGTTACCATTGGCCAAGATATTTTGAGAATGGAAAA GATATCAATGATTGGGTTGGACCACCAAATGACAATGGAGCAACCAAAGAAGTGACAATTAATGCAGACACCACTTGTGGCAACGGCTGGGTCTGTGAACATCGATGGCGCCAGATAAG GAACATGGTTGCCTTCAGAAACATAGTCGGTTTTCAGCCTTTCTCAAACTGGTGGGATAATGGCAGCAACCAAGTAGCTTTTGGAAGAGGAAACAAAGGATTCATTGTCTTTAACAATGATGACTG gTCACTGTCAACAACTTTACAAACTGGTCTCCCTGAAGGCACGTACTGTGATGTCATTTCTGGAGATAAAATTAATGGCTATTGCACCGGAATTAAAGTCTATGTTTCTGGAGATGGCACTGCACAATTTTCTATTAGTAACACTGCTGAAGACCCATTTATTGCAATCCATGTCGaatcaaaactataa